From Phenylobacterium montanum, the proteins below share one genomic window:
- a CDS encoding TIGR02300 family protein: MANPELGAKQICPNCQSKFYDLGKRPAVCPKCGTSFDPEEALKTRRVRARSAAPDYEDEVEKPAKVVTEADSDGFEDEVDETPEIDEAADEVIETDDDSEAVEGGPTSPADDLGVDFAEDEELDDEGDDVPFLEDEDDDDNFEDEIEGLPDDRDE, translated from the coding sequence TTGGCCAATCCCGAACTGGGCGCCAAACAGATCTGCCCCAATTGTCAGAGCAAGTTCTACGACCTGGGCAAGCGCCCGGCCGTCTGCCCCAAGTGCGGCACGTCCTTTGATCCCGAAGAAGCCCTGAAGACCCGCCGCGTGCGGGCCCGCTCGGCTGCGCCGGATTACGAGGACGAGGTCGAAAAGCCGGCCAAGGTGGTCACCGAGGCCGACAGCGACGGCTTCGAGGACGAGGTCGACGAAACCCCCGAGATCGACGAAGCCGCCGACGAGGTCATCGAGACCGACGACGACAGCGAAGCCGTCGAGGGCGGGCCGACCAGTCCGGCCGACGACCTGGGCGTGGATTTCGCCGAGGACGAAGAGCTGGACGATGAAGGCGACGACGTTCCGTTCCTTGAGGATGAGGACGACGACGACAATTTCGAAGACGAGATCGAGGGCCTGCCCGACGATCGCGACGAGTAG